One part of the Mya arenaria isolate MELC-2E11 chromosome 3, ASM2691426v1 genome encodes these proteins:
- the LOC128226471 gene encoding uncharacterized protein LOC128226471: MATEDVKSISSEVEVLNLNSYDNSEETCDKIKEVPHTQGGRLPIVREDVQLPDDFEGKLAFVLYNVFTKEECEDYINRTETMGYADALVNIGGGRQIKMSDVRNNTRCIWDTVEEADRIWQRIKEHVPEEFKTHKVLGLNERLRFLKYKPGEYFKPHMDGSYFRDNGEKSFVTIQLYLNEGFEGGSTTFMDFDEINPVEVVPKTGSILVFQHDIMHEGSLLKKGKKYAMRTDVMYSATSSS, from the exons atggcTACTGAAGACGTGAAAAGTATCAGTAGTGAAGTGGAGGTATTAAATCTAAACAGTTACGACAATTCAGAAGAAACTTGTGATAAAATTAAGGAGGTTCCACACACGCAGGGAGGAAGACTTCCAATAGTGAGAGAAGATGTTCAATTACCGGATGATTTTGAGGGAAAACTCGCCTTTGTATTGTACAACGTTTTTACTAAAGAG gaGTGTGAAGACTACATCAATAGGACGGAAACAATGGGATACGCGGATGCCCTTGTTAACATCGGTGGTGGTAG GCAGATAAAAATGTCGGATGTCCGCAACAACACGCGCTGTATCTGGGACACGGTGGAGGAAGCTGACCGGATATGGCAAAGAATCAAAGAGCACGTGCCCGAAGAGTTTAAAACTCACAAGGTGCTTGGTCTCAATGAAAG ACTTAGGTTCTTGAAGTACAAACCTGGAGAATATTTTAAGCCACACATGGACGGATCGTATTTCAGAGACAACGGAGAAAAGAGTTTCGTCACCATCCAGCTGTACCTGAACGAG GGTTTCGAGGGAGGAAGTACAACATTCATGGACTTTGATGAAATTAATCCAGTTGAAGTCGTCCCTAAAACAG GCAGCATTCTGGTGTTCCAACATGACATCATGCACGAGGGCTCGTTGCTAAAGAAGGGAAAGAAATACGCAATGAGAACCGATGTCATGTACTCGGCGACGAGCAGCTCCTGA
- the LOC128226677 gene encoding uncharacterized protein LOC128226677 — MENMAAADVKSISNEVDGLNLNDNENANETGALNDKEEPQTKGGRLPIVREDVNLPNDFKEKLAFVLYNVLTKEECEDYIKRTEKMGYEDALVNVGGGRQKKMTDVRNNTRCIWDTTEEADRIWQRIKEHVPKEFQKRKVLGLNERLRFLKYKPGEYFKPHQDGSYFRENGEKSFVTIQLYLNEGFQGGSTTFMNFNLKNPVEVVPKTGSILVFQHDIMHEGSLLKKGKKYTMRTDVMYSATKGS, encoded by the exons atggaaaatatgGCTGCTGCAGACGTGAAAAGTATCAGTAACGAAGTGGATGGATTAAATCTGAACGATAACGAAAATGCAAATGAAACTGGTGCTTTAAATGATAAAGAGGAACCACAAACGAAGGGAGGAAGACTTCCAATCGTGAGAGAAGATGTTAATTTACCAAATGATTTTAAGGAAAAACTCGCCTTTGTCTTGTACAATGTTCTTACTAAAGAG GAGTGTGAAGACTACATTAAGAGGACGGAAAAGATGGGATACGAGGATGCCCTTGTTAATGTCGGTGGTGGTAG GCAAAAGAAAATGACGGATGTCCGCAACAACACGCGCTGCATCTGGGACACTACAGAGGAAGCTGACCGGATATGGCAGAGAATCAAAGAGCACGTGCCTAAAGAGTTTCAAAAACGCAAGGTGCTCGGTCTCAATGAAAG ACTTAGGTTCTTGAAGTACAAACCTGGAGAATATTTCAAGCCACACCAAGACGGATCGTATTTCAGAGAAAACGGAGAAAAGAGTTTCGTCACCATCCAGCTGTACCTGAACGAG GGATTCCAGGGAGGAAGTACAACATTCAtgaactttaatttaaaaaatccaGTGGAAGTCGTCCCTAAAACAG GCAGCATTCTGGTGTTCCAACACGACATCATGCACGAGGGTTCGTTGCTAAAGAAGGGAAAGAAATACACGATGCGAACTGATGTCATGTACTCGGCGACGAAGGGCTCCTGA
- the LOC128226583 gene encoding uncharacterized protein LOC128226583 isoform X1: MTYVYLILGVASLCYALPYGSLKGEECTLEPSELGPSWYKVPQPLEPTPLPDLNATPSYMHMPCAPTTFFEITICGCTNLVALIHTSLNKRKEAQSDEERKSRIRQGDLVKAINLAERNLKRVAHKYTEESKPGSILLNTRTGEVTKCPFRASRRGHQWYLVRVPGEFWRPMRCAAGTYFSKHKCTCGHRLMGNQVPSTVDQDNIVIIEEDFDRFASGSDNTISQSLGISLRDVDFGLNKKEANDIPFWRRESRDQGQSNRRNDIVKNIRADVNVNIQKHDKMIVDRVNLGTDTISESHAQLLLKRNKGRISVISKKKKSRTLQLDKIVDQRQQLTNSFLKPEERTVQHTWNTERPDHSNISKTIFFAPMKPLEKSNTKPKSSLQSKKTSVAIEVKTDTVIGNVHEVNNGIPKGKATDLADLNELTNVLSDVDNKITAKEKLELVSNGNTNKTSVVKDGAQQDKTLFQNEVECRKKPLRELGGQYFLIPIENIGYVPYACYGDQVYDHFLCACRQAFEGEARYNEALFPLEECYKRKIFELGPKYFEGHVMGFGFLPIACHGNLQFDERKCTCV; the protein is encoded by the exons ATGACATATGTGTATCTTATCCTCGGTGTAGCATCTCTCTGCTATGCACTACCATATGGTTCACTCAAAGGAG AAGAGTGTACTCTGGAGCCTTCTGAGCTTGGTCCCTCATGGTACAAGGTTCCTCAACCACTGGAACCCACTCCCCTTCCAGATTTGAATGCCACCCCGTCCTATATGCACATGCCATGTGCTCCAACCACCTTCTTTGAGATCACCATATGTGGCTGTACGAACCTGGTGGCGCTTATACACACCTCTCTGA ataaaagAAAGGAGGCTCAATCTGATGAGGAGAGAAAGTCTCGTATTCGACAAGGTGACCTCGTGAAGGCAATAA ACCTTGCTGAACGTAATTTAAAACGTGTAGCACACAAGT atacCGAGGAGAGCAAACCGGGAAGCATCCTGCTCAACACCCGTACAGGGGAAG TTACGAAGTGCCCATTCCGGGCCTCACGACGTGGTCACCAATGGTATCTGGTCCGAGTACCAGGCGAGTTCTGGAGACCAATGAGGTGCGCCGCGGGAACATACTTCAGCAAACACAAGTGCACATGTGGTCACAGGCTTa TGGGAAACCAAGTACCGTCGACAGTCGATCAagacaatattgttatcattgaAGAAGACTTCGACCGCTTTGCAAGTGGCAGC GATAACACAATAAGCCAGAGTTTAGGAATAAGTTTGAGGGATGTAGACTttggtttgaataaaaaagaagcAAATGATATTCCATTCTGGAGAAGAGAAAGTCGCGATCAAGGACAGTCTAACCGTCGCAATGATATAGTCAAGAATATACGAGCTGATGTAAATGTCAATATACAGaaacatgataaaatgattGTTGACAGAGTAAATTTAGGCACAGACACAATTTCGGAGAGTCATGCGCAGTTGCTTCTTAAGCGTAACAAAGGTCGAATTTCTGTGATATCTAAGAAAAAGAAATCTAGGACTTTACAACTTGACAAGATAGTGGACCAAAGGCAACAACTCACAAATTCGTTTTTGAAGCCCGAAGAACGCACTGTACAACATACTTGGAATACGGAAAGGCCCGACCACTCAAATATAAGtaagacaatattttttgcaCCAATGAAGCCTTTAGAAAAATCTAATACCAAACCCAAGTCAAGTCTACAATCGAAGAAAACATCAGTTGCAATAGAGGTAAAGACGGACACAGTGATCGGCAATGTGCATGAAGTTAACAACGGAATTCCAAAAGGAAAAGCCACAGATCTTGCGGATTTAAACGaattaacaaatgttttgtcTGACGTTGACAATAAAATAACTGCTAAAGAAAAGCTTGAACTTGTTTCAAATGGCAACACGAATAAAACAAGTGTTGTAAAAGATGGTGCTCAGCAGGACAAGACGTTGTTTCAAAACGAAGTTG AATGCCGCAAAAAGCCTTTGCGGGAACTTGGTGGCCAATATTTCCTGATCCCGATAGAAAACATTGGTTACGTTCCGTACGCCTGCTATGGCGACCAAGTGTATGACCATTTCCTTTGTGCCTGCAGGCAGGCGTTTGAGG gaGAGGCAAGATATAATGAGGCATTGTTTCCGCTAGAAG AGTgctataaaagaaaaatattcgaACTGGGGCCAAAGTACTTTGAAGGTCACGTGATGGGTTTTGGATTTCTTCCTATTGCTTGTCATGGAAACCTGCAGTttgatgaaagaaaatgtaCTTGTGTGTAA
- the LOC128226583 gene encoding uncharacterized protein LOC128226583 isoform X2, producing MTYVYLILGVASLCYALPYGSLKGEECTLEPSELGPSWYKVPQPLEPTPLPDLNATPSYMHMPCAPTTFFEITICGCTNLVALIHTSLNKRKEAQSDEERKSRIRQGDLVKAINLAERNLKRVAHKYTEESKPGSILLNTRTGEVTKCPFRASRRGHQWYLVRVPGEFWRPMRCAAGTYFSKHKCTCVGNQVPSTVDQDNIVIIEEDFDRFASGSDNTISQSLGISLRDVDFGLNKKEANDIPFWRRESRDQGQSNRRNDIVKNIRADVNVNIQKHDKMIVDRVNLGTDTISESHAQLLLKRNKGRISVISKKKKSRTLQLDKIVDQRQQLTNSFLKPEERTVQHTWNTERPDHSNISKTIFFAPMKPLEKSNTKPKSSLQSKKTSVAIEVKTDTVIGNVHEVNNGIPKGKATDLADLNELTNVLSDVDNKITAKEKLELVSNGNTNKTSVVKDGAQQDKTLFQNEVECRKKPLRELGGQYFLIPIENIGYVPYACYGDQVYDHFLCACRQAFEGEARYNEALFPLEECYKRKIFELGPKYFEGHVMGFGFLPIACHGNLQFDERKCTCV from the exons ATGACATATGTGTATCTTATCCTCGGTGTAGCATCTCTCTGCTATGCACTACCATATGGTTCACTCAAAGGAG AAGAGTGTACTCTGGAGCCTTCTGAGCTTGGTCCCTCATGGTACAAGGTTCCTCAACCACTGGAACCCACTCCCCTTCCAGATTTGAATGCCACCCCGTCCTATATGCACATGCCATGTGCTCCAACCACCTTCTTTGAGATCACCATATGTGGCTGTACGAACCTGGTGGCGCTTATACACACCTCTCTGA ataaaagAAAGGAGGCTCAATCTGATGAGGAGAGAAAGTCTCGTATTCGACAAGGTGACCTCGTGAAGGCAATAA ACCTTGCTGAACGTAATTTAAAACGTGTAGCACACAAGT atacCGAGGAGAGCAAACCGGGAAGCATCCTGCTCAACACCCGTACAGGGGAAG TTACGAAGTGCCCATTCCGGGCCTCACGACGTGGTCACCAATGGTATCTGGTCCGAGTACCAGGCGAGTTCTGGAGACCAATGAGGTGCGCCGCGGGAACATACTTCAGCAAACACAAGTGCACATGTG TGGGAAACCAAGTACCGTCGACAGTCGATCAagacaatattgttatcattgaAGAAGACTTCGACCGCTTTGCAAGTGGCAGC GATAACACAATAAGCCAGAGTTTAGGAATAAGTTTGAGGGATGTAGACTttggtttgaataaaaaagaagcAAATGATATTCCATTCTGGAGAAGAGAAAGTCGCGATCAAGGACAGTCTAACCGTCGCAATGATATAGTCAAGAATATACGAGCTGATGTAAATGTCAATATACAGaaacatgataaaatgattGTTGACAGAGTAAATTTAGGCACAGACACAATTTCGGAGAGTCATGCGCAGTTGCTTCTTAAGCGTAACAAAGGTCGAATTTCTGTGATATCTAAGAAAAAGAAATCTAGGACTTTACAACTTGACAAGATAGTGGACCAAAGGCAACAACTCACAAATTCGTTTTTGAAGCCCGAAGAACGCACTGTACAACATACTTGGAATACGGAAAGGCCCGACCACTCAAATATAAGtaagacaatattttttgcaCCAATGAAGCCTTTAGAAAAATCTAATACCAAACCCAAGTCAAGTCTACAATCGAAGAAAACATCAGTTGCAATAGAGGTAAAGACGGACACAGTGATCGGCAATGTGCATGAAGTTAACAACGGAATTCCAAAAGGAAAAGCCACAGATCTTGCGGATTTAAACGaattaacaaatgttttgtcTGACGTTGACAATAAAATAACTGCTAAAGAAAAGCTTGAACTTGTTTCAAATGGCAACACGAATAAAACAAGTGTTGTAAAAGATGGTGCTCAGCAGGACAAGACGTTGTTTCAAAACGAAGTTG AATGCCGCAAAAAGCCTTTGCGGGAACTTGGTGGCCAATATTTCCTGATCCCGATAGAAAACATTGGTTACGTTCCGTACGCCTGCTATGGCGACCAAGTGTATGACCATTTCCTTTGTGCCTGCAGGCAGGCGTTTGAGG gaGAGGCAAGATATAATGAGGCATTGTTTCCGCTAGAAG AGTgctataaaagaaaaatattcgaACTGGGGCCAAAGTACTTTGAAGGTCACGTGATGGGTTTTGGATTTCTTCCTATTGCTTGTCATGGAAACCTGCAGTttgatgaaagaaaatgtaCTTGTGTGTAA
- the LOC128226583 gene encoding uncharacterized protein LOC128226583 isoform X3, whose translation MTYVYLILGVASLCYALPYGSLKGEECTLEPSELGPSWYKVPQPLEPTPLPDLNATPSYMHMPCAPTTFFEITICGCTNLVALIHTSLNKRKEAQSDEERKSRIRQGDLVKAINTEESKPGSILLNTRTGEVTKCPFRASRRGHQWYLVRVPGEFWRPMRCAAGTYFSKHKCTCGHRLMGNQVPSTVDQDNIVIIEEDFDRFASGSDNTISQSLGISLRDVDFGLNKKEANDIPFWRRESRDQGQSNRRNDIVKNIRADVNVNIQKHDKMIVDRVNLGTDTISESHAQLLLKRNKGRISVISKKKKSRTLQLDKIVDQRQQLTNSFLKPEERTVQHTWNTERPDHSNISKTIFFAPMKPLEKSNTKPKSSLQSKKTSVAIEVKTDTVIGNVHEVNNGIPKGKATDLADLNELTNVLSDVDNKITAKEKLELVSNGNTNKTSVVKDGAQQDKTLFQNEVECRKKPLRELGGQYFLIPIENIGYVPYACYGDQVYDHFLCACRQAFEGEARYNEALFPLEECYKRKIFELGPKYFEGHVMGFGFLPIACHGNLQFDERKCTCV comes from the exons ATGACATATGTGTATCTTATCCTCGGTGTAGCATCTCTCTGCTATGCACTACCATATGGTTCACTCAAAGGAG AAGAGTGTACTCTGGAGCCTTCTGAGCTTGGTCCCTCATGGTACAAGGTTCCTCAACCACTGGAACCCACTCCCCTTCCAGATTTGAATGCCACCCCGTCCTATATGCACATGCCATGTGCTCCAACCACCTTCTTTGAGATCACCATATGTGGCTGTACGAACCTGGTGGCGCTTATACACACCTCTCTGA ataaaagAAAGGAGGCTCAATCTGATGAGGAGAGAAAGTCTCGTATTCGACAAGGTGACCTCGTGAAGGCAATAA atacCGAGGAGAGCAAACCGGGAAGCATCCTGCTCAACACCCGTACAGGGGAAG TTACGAAGTGCCCATTCCGGGCCTCACGACGTGGTCACCAATGGTATCTGGTCCGAGTACCAGGCGAGTTCTGGAGACCAATGAGGTGCGCCGCGGGAACATACTTCAGCAAACACAAGTGCACATGTGGTCACAGGCTTa TGGGAAACCAAGTACCGTCGACAGTCGATCAagacaatattgttatcattgaAGAAGACTTCGACCGCTTTGCAAGTGGCAGC GATAACACAATAAGCCAGAGTTTAGGAATAAGTTTGAGGGATGTAGACTttggtttgaataaaaaagaagcAAATGATATTCCATTCTGGAGAAGAGAAAGTCGCGATCAAGGACAGTCTAACCGTCGCAATGATATAGTCAAGAATATACGAGCTGATGTAAATGTCAATATACAGaaacatgataaaatgattGTTGACAGAGTAAATTTAGGCACAGACACAATTTCGGAGAGTCATGCGCAGTTGCTTCTTAAGCGTAACAAAGGTCGAATTTCTGTGATATCTAAGAAAAAGAAATCTAGGACTTTACAACTTGACAAGATAGTGGACCAAAGGCAACAACTCACAAATTCGTTTTTGAAGCCCGAAGAACGCACTGTACAACATACTTGGAATACGGAAAGGCCCGACCACTCAAATATAAGtaagacaatattttttgcaCCAATGAAGCCTTTAGAAAAATCTAATACCAAACCCAAGTCAAGTCTACAATCGAAGAAAACATCAGTTGCAATAGAGGTAAAGACGGACACAGTGATCGGCAATGTGCATGAAGTTAACAACGGAATTCCAAAAGGAAAAGCCACAGATCTTGCGGATTTAAACGaattaacaaatgttttgtcTGACGTTGACAATAAAATAACTGCTAAAGAAAAGCTTGAACTTGTTTCAAATGGCAACACGAATAAAACAAGTGTTGTAAAAGATGGTGCTCAGCAGGACAAGACGTTGTTTCAAAACGAAGTTG AATGCCGCAAAAAGCCTTTGCGGGAACTTGGTGGCCAATATTTCCTGATCCCGATAGAAAACATTGGTTACGTTCCGTACGCCTGCTATGGCGACCAAGTGTATGACCATTTCCTTTGTGCCTGCAGGCAGGCGTTTGAGG gaGAGGCAAGATATAATGAGGCATTGTTTCCGCTAGAAG AGTgctataaaagaaaaatattcgaACTGGGGCCAAAGTACTTTGAAGGTCACGTGATGGGTTTTGGATTTCTTCCTATTGCTTGTCATGGAAACCTGCAGTttgatgaaagaaaatgtaCTTGTGTGTAA